TGGCGCGAAGTATGTTATGTCTCCGCCTTTGAGATCATCAGAACATCTTCAGGCTTTATGGGAAGGGCTAAAATGTGGGCAGCTTCAGGTAGTTTCAACTGATCATTGTCCATTTTTTTTGAAAGGGCAAAAAGACCTTGGCAAAGATTCTTTTGATAAGATACCAAATGGAGCTCCAGGGATTGAGCTAAGACTTGCATTGTTATTTAGCTATGGGGTAATGACAAAGCGCATTACACTTCAGCAATTTGTAGAAATCATTTCCACAAACCCGGCTAAGATATTTGGCTTATATCCACAAAAAGGGACCATCGCAATAGGAAGTGATGCTGATCTGGTTATATTTGATCCAAGTATTGAAAGGAGAGTCACTAAAGAGTTGCTACACGAAAATGTTGATTATACACCTTATGAAGGTTTTAGGATAACCGGTTTGCCTGTGGCAACTATTGTTAGAGGTGAAGTAGTAATAAAAGATGGAAAGCTTGTGGGACAAAAAGGATATGGTAAATTTTTGAAAAGAAAAAATCTGATGGTGGTGTGATTAAAAATAATTTGTCAAAAAATAATGGGAAGGGGTTGGTTAAAAATGATTTGGACTGAGATTATCAGATGTAGTAATGATTTCAAAGAAGATGTGATTGCTTTTGCGCAAAAACTTATTCAAACTCCCAGCCTTAGTGGTAGTGAGGGTGATGTGGCAGAGTTGTGCTTGAACGAGATGAAAAAACTGGGTTATGATGAAGTTTTCATAGATGATATAGGGAATGTGGTTGGCATAATTAAAGGTACTGGCAATGGACCTAACATAATGTTCAACTCACATATGGATCATGTAGACCCCGGTGATGAGTCAAACTGGGAATATCCACCTTATGGCGGCATAATAGCTGATGGTTACATTCATGGTAGGGCAGCAAGTGATGTGAAGGGTGGCTTAGCGGCTCAAATCTATGCAGGTGGAGTACTGAAAAAGCTTGGTATAAAACTAAAGGGAGATTTTATATTCACAGGAGTGGTTCAAGAAGAACCGGCTGAGATGTTTGGTATGAGATACTTATGTGATAAAACATTTGCCCAAAAAGGCATTAAATTTGATCTTATGGTTTCTTCTGAGGCTACTTCAATGGACATATATTTGGGGCATCGGGGAAGGATAGAGTTGGAAATAGTAACAAAGGGTAGAACAAGTCATGGAAGCGCTCCTTGGCGGGGTATAAATGCTATAACTCTTATGGTTCCTGTAATAACTGAAATTCAGAAATTAGCCAAAAATTTGCCGAAACATGAATTTTTGGGTCAATCCACGATAGCGCCTACTATAATTAGCTGCAGTCCAGGACGATTATCTATAATACCGGATAGGTGTACACTTTGTGTAGATAGGCGAATTGTTCCTGGCGAAACAAAAGAAGAAGTGTTAAGCCAAATTCAACAAATATTAGATATGTTAAAACAAAGTGTGCCAAATTTCAATGCAGAGGTCAGGATAAGAAAGGTTGTTGAGACTTCGTATAAAGGATATTCTGAAGAATGTGAAAAATATATGATGCCATGGTATGTTGAGCCAGACCATCCATTTGTAATAAAAGCAGTTGAGGCATTGAAACAGATAGGACAAAATCCAGGTTTTGGCAAATGGGATTTTGGGACAGATGCAAGTTATGTTACTGGTGTGCTTGGTATTCCTACTATTGGATATTCTTGTATGGAAGAAAAGTATGCGCATACGCCATATGACCGCGTTAAGATAGATGATTTGATAAAGTCTGTAGCGGGTAATGCCGCTATTGCATATAACATTGCGGGATAAGAAATAAGCTCAAGGGGTGAAATATTTTTAAAATGGACATTAGGCAACAACAACATGTAAATGAACGCGATTATGTACTGTTTCCATGGTCTGTTCAATCAAAGGTAAATCCAATTAACATAGTAAAAGGTGAAGGAATATATTTTTGGGATGACAAAGGAAATAGGTATATGGATTTTGCTTCGCAATTAGTCAATTTAAATATTGGATTTAACCATCCTAAGGTAATCAAAGCGATAAAAGAACAAGCGGAAAAACTATGTTATATTGCACCATCATTTGGTAATGAAGCACGAGCAAAGCTGGCAAAAAAGATAGTGGAAATTACTCCTTCAAATATTTCTAAGTGTTTTTTTACTACAAGTGGTGCAGATGCTAATGAAAACGCTATAAAAATAGCTAGATTTTTCACAGGGAAACAAAAAATTATTGCACGTTATCGTTCGTATCACGGTGCCACCTTTGGTGCTATCTCGGTGAGCGGTGATCCAAGAAGATTTGCAGCTGAGCCAGCCTTAAATGGAATTATAAGGGTATTAGATCCGTACTGTTATCGATGCCCCTTTGACAAAGAGTATCCTCAATGCCATATCGAATGTGCAGAGCATGTGAGAGAGATAATCCAGTTTGAAAACCCAGATTCAATTGCAGCTATGATAATTGAACCAATAACAGGAAGTAACGGGATTTTCATACCACCTGTTGAATACATGAAAAGAATCAGAGAAATTTGTGATGAATATGGAATATTACTAATCGCAGATGAAGTAATGACTGGATTTGGGAGAACTGGCGAGTGGTTTGGTGTAAACTTGTATGGTATAGAACCTGATATTATGACCATGGCAAAAGGGTGTAATTCTGGCTATGTTCCTCTGGGTATTGTTGCAGTTTCAAGCAAGATAGCAGAGTATTTTGAAGATAAAATGCTTTACTGTGGACTTACCTATAGTGGTCATCCATTGGCTTGTGCAGCTGCCTTAGCTACTATCGAGGCGTATGAAGAAGAAGGGATTATAGAGAATGCAAGGGCAATGGGAAATCTTCTGACCGAATACCTAAAAAAGATAAAGATGAATCATATTTGTGTTGGAGATGTAAGAAATGCTGGGCTTTTTGGATGTATAGAATTGGTAAAAGATAGGAAAACAAAAGAACCTCTTTGTCCATGGAATGGATCTTCTGCTATAATGGATAGAATAAAGGAAGAATTGTGGAATGAAGGACTTTACCTTTATATCAGATGGAATTATATATTTCTTGCTCCTCCGCTTATTATTAACCAACAACAACTAGAAGAAGGAATGAAATTGGTTGATGAAAAGCTTCATATGGTAGATAAGCTAATTTCTTGAAAAGAGGGTGATATTAATGACGATGATAGATATTACAACAAGCTTTTGTGGTATAGAGTTGCCTAATCCATTTATCTTAGCCTCAGGTCCACCTACATCAGATGGCAGAAAGATAATAAAGGCTTTTGAGAATGGTTGGGGTGGAGCCATTGTAAAAACGTTGAAACCTGACCATTTAGAAGTTGTAGATGTAGGACCACGTTTTGCTGTTTTGAAAAGCAAAAAAGGCGAGATAATAGGTTTTCAAAATATAGAACTTGTTTCAACACGCAGTTTGGATGTATGGCTCGAAGAAATAAAAGAGATAAAAAAATATTATCCTGCTCATGTTTTAATTGGTAGTATAATGGCGGATGTTAAAAAGGGCAGTTGGCAGGATATGGCTTATAAGGTTCAAAAAGCAGGAGTTGATGCTATAGAACTCAATTTTTCATGTCCTCATGGTATGCCTGAAAAAGGAGTTGGAGCTGCAATAGGACAAAATGCTGATTTGACTGAGGAGATAACCAGATGGGTAAAAGAAGCAGTCGATGTTCCTGTTATTGTAAAATTAACACCTAATGTTACCGATATTACTGAAATAGCAAAGGCGGCCTTAAAAGGTGGAGCTGATGCGATAAGTGCTATAAATACTGTTCAGTGTCTTATTGGAATAGATTTAGATACCTTAGAACCTCTACCTTCTGTTGATGGTTACTCTACATTTGGCGGATATTCAGGTATTGCCATAAAACCGATAGGTTTAAGGGCAGTTGCACAGATAGCAAAAACGGTCAGTGTTCCAATATTGGCAACAGGTGGAGTAAGTAAATGGGAAGATGCAGTAGAATATCTCCTTGTAGGAGCTTGTGTAGTCCAAGTTTGCACTCAAGTGATGTTAGAGGGATATGGCATTATACGTTCATTTATTGATGGGTTAAAAAGATTTTTGATGGATAAAGATATGCAGTCAGTAAGAGAATTAATAGGTCTTTCCTTAGGAAAACTCAAGAGTCACTCTGAATTATCATTAAAGAGCAAAAAACCATATATAAGAAAACAGTTATGTAAAAGCTGCTTAAAATGCATGAAAATATCACACGAAGTCGGATGTGGTGCAATAAAATTAAATGAGTTAGATGGATTGGAAATTGATTATTCACATTGTGACGGATGTTCATTATGTGCTCATGTATGTCCATATGAAGCTATATCTATGTCAGAAGCAGTTTATAGCTTATAAAAGAGAGTTTTGTAATTTTAATTTAGTATCCAAATCTTATAGCTACTACAAACCTATGTTCGATATTGACCCTAAAAACAAGAAAACTATAATAGAATTCAAAAGAAAAAGGAACGGAAGGCAAAGATGCCTACCGAAAAAGGTATCTTTGCCTTTTTTAATTAATACATACCCTACAAGACTTCATCTTCTAACTCAATTGCAATTGAAACACAAAAAGATAGTGCATCATGTACTATCATACATTATATCATCTTAAACTTATTGTTACAATACTATTAACCGCTTGCAAAATAAGTGTTGGCCAAAATAAATAAAATAAATGCGAAATATATATATTGAAATAGCCACGGTAATTATACGTAGAGTAAACTCAACTTATAATTCAAAATGTGTATGGATTTAATAAAAAGTAAAAAGAAAACAAAATTTTCATAGTTCTCTTGAACCTACTTTATTCAGAAAAGTCTGAGAGAAGTTTGAAGTTAAAAATATTTTTGAAAGTAATTTTATATAGATAAAATAAAAACATTTTCAAGCAACAAGTTTTTTGAGTTTGTTAACCTTTTAAGATTGAAGTTTTTGTAAGTGTTTTTCAACATATCAGTAAGGATGAAGATTAGCAAGAAAAAGATAGCAAATAGAAGCAAATTAGAGAACAAGAAAACATGGTCAGAAGGTCGAAAATTGTCATAACCCCTGCAAGATTTAAGATGGGAGATAGTTTGTTCAATAGTGGGTCTTTTTTTATAGAGAAATTAAGAATTCCTCAAAATTTATATTAATGCCGGGGAAAGCGCGCAGGTTATCAAAGAGAGATCATTATTTGTGAGGAGGGAGTTTATCTTTTACGGATTTTTGGAATAACTAATAGCACTCATTTTGAGCATTCTTGCAAAACATTAGGACCTAATCCGAAAAAGGAGGGATCTCACAGATGTATTTTAATTCCACTCGAGATGTAAATATGTTAAGACCCTCTCGAGCACTCATTGATCTTGATGCAATTGTGCACAACATACGAGAGATCCGTCGCTACCTCCGGCCTGGTACGATTTTCATGGCTGTGGTGAAAGCTAACGGCTACGGACACGGAGCCATTCCGGTGGCCCGGGCAGCATTGGATGCTGGTGCTGAGTGGCTTGGTGTGGCCACTGTGGAAGAAGGTATTCAGCTCCGACGCGCTGGTTTGACAGCACCTGTGCTCGTCATGGGGCCTATTCTGCCGACGCAGGCAGATCTAGTGGTCGCTTATGACCTGCGCGCGGCTGTTTTTGAACCCGAACTTGCACAGGCATTGTCGGCAGCCGCCCGCCGCTTAGGGCGTCCGGTCCGGGTTCATCTCAAGGTGGATACGGGGATGGGTCGAATTGGTGTACGTCCCGATGACATTACTGCTTTTGGACGAATTCTTATGGATTTACCGAGGCTTGAAGTAGAGGGGGTGTTCACCCATCTTGCAAAAGCTGGTGATCCTGATCCTACCTACACGCATGAGCAATTGTCACGCTTTGAAACAGCTTTAGCTTCTTTAGAAAGCATTGGCTTGAAGCCGCGATATCGTCACGCTGCCAATAGTGCGGCCATCCTCAGCCATCCCGAAGCTCACTACGACCTGGTACGCGCAGGAATTGCCATTTACGGACTTGTTCCTGGTTGTAGACAGTCCTGGCCTGTCAATCTTCGGCCGGCGATGCGTGTGGTGAGTCGCATTGCCTATATCAAAACAATGCGACCAGAAGAATGTGTGTCTTACGAAGCTACATGGACTGCAAAGGGTGGCGAACGTATTGCCACCATCCCAATTGGCTATGCGGATGGTTTCCGCCGACTTTTCAGTAACCGTGGCTTCATGGTAGTAGGAGGAAAACCGTGTCCTGTCGTCGGTCAGGTGTGCATGGACCAGACTATGATTCAGATTCCGCCAGATGTGCCGGCAACTGTTGGGGATGAAGTAGTCGTTTTAGGACCGGGTTTCACTGCTGACGATTGGGCAAGGGTCCTGGGAACTATCAGTTATGAAGTTGTATGTTTAATTGGTCGGCGTCTCCCTCGTGTGTACTTACGCGAGGGGAAAATTGTTGAAGTTGCAGAGCCAGATTAAATCTATCGTTGACCATTCTTGGATACCTTATCTGGCAGTTGATTCAACAAAATGCATGAGATTGCAATGTATATCACAATATACCCGTTAGAAAATCTAAGGCAGCCTTTTTTAGTGAGTTTTCTTTTGTTGCAATTGATTGATATATCAAAGATTGCATAGCATTAATAGCCTGCATTCCTCCTGTCCTTCTTTCAACAAGTACAACATCAAAAAGAGCAGTATAAATTTCACATAACTTTTTGCTTCTGCGCAAATAGCTACCTATTGTAATTGTGAGTTCAGACACAATCTTTTGATGCACCCTTGAAGGTGCAGGGCTAATATTGTAAAGCTACCCTCTATTATTTCTACTCTTATATCCTCAGGCAGCTTGAGATTGTTTTCATATGTCCAAAGCTTGGGAATTCTCTCTTCCATTAGACTCCATTCCTTAAATTACTTTTCCTAAAACAACTTTTCTAAGTATTTCTCCAGAAGTATTATCAGAGCTTGTTTTGGTTTATTTATGAAAAGCATAGAGGTAAAAATATCTTTTTTAATTTTATTATCCTTCAGATGCAAATCTATTTTAACATCCTATTTTGCCTTTTCGGTTTCTTAGAATTTATTCAATTGTATGCTTCAAACACTATAGATTCTTTGTTAGTCAAATTACGAATTGAAGATTATTTTAAAAGGACTTGAAGTTTGGAGAAATAAATTATATAATCTTACAATGAAACTCGGTCAAAAAAGAAAAAGCAATGGTAAAGAATATAATAGGAATAAACTTGACATATGCTAAAAGGCAGAGGAGTAAAAGGTAAGGTTATTAGATGATTTCTATCCCTGCCAGGCTGCCAAAGCATATGTCAAGTAGGTATATCCCCGTATTAGCCCAAAGTTTAGGCTGTTTAAAGGTATATCTACTTAGACAGAAGGCACCTGGTTTTATGAGAAAATAAGACCAGGTGCTTTTTATTTAAAAAAAATTAGTATATCGTTTGCTTAAGAGATTTTCTTTACAAAAGGTTTGTATGTAAACCTAAAAATTCCTTGTTTGTTTTTGAATTTATGGGTATATTCATTCCCAATCAGGAGGGGCAATTTTTATGTTAAATTTCGTTGGTAACATGAAAGTTTTTATAGGAAAGATTGACAAAGTATTCATTTTGTTCGTTTTCTACTCAATAACCTTATTGTTTTTGGCAAAGATAATACCCACAGTTTTTATTGCAATTTTAGCATTGTTTTTAATTATTGGTTCTGCTTTATATTGGGGATTAGTAGGTGGAATAGCATCAGCAATTTTAGCCACTTTTATAAATATTGTGTCTTTTTATGCCACCAAACAAGCAACGGTCTACAGCTTAATTGTAGGAAGCATAGCTTATTTTACAATAGGAATATTGTTGGGCAGGTTCATAAATCTCTTTCGAAGCCAAAGAGCGGAACTGCAAGAAAGTGAAAGCCGTTACCGAAATTTATTTGAAAAAGCAAACGATGCTATTTTTATTATAGATTCAAAAGGGAAGATTCAAGATTGCAATCCAGCTGCTTGCAATTATTAGGCTATACTCGAGATCAACTGCTGACAAAACATCTTACTGATATTATTACACCTGAAGATTTGACCGAAAAACCTCTAAACTTCAATAGGGTTTTAAGTGGAGAATCTGTTACTGTTGAAAGAAATTTTAAGACCAAAGAAAAAAGAGAAGTTATGGTAGAGATAAATGTCTCAAAGTTAGATAATGATTTGCTTTTAGGGATAGCTCATGATATAACTAAGATAAAAGAAGCTGAGAAACAAAAACTAAAACGATTACACCTTTTAGAAATACTATACAGTGCAACTCAAAGGTTTTCAGAGAGTTTAAATTTAGAGCAGGTAGCTTATGAGGTTACAAGAACATGTGTTGAAAATTTGGGAGCATCTTTAGCTTGGATAGGACGTGCAGAGGTCGACGGCACAGTAACAGTCTTATATCAGTATCCAAATGATCATCCCTATCCTAAGAATATAAATGTTCGTTGGGATGATACTCCAGAAGGCCAAGGACCAACAGGAATTGCTATTCGCACTGGCGTTCCACAGATAGTAGAAGATATTGCAAGCTATCCAAAGTTTGAGCCGTGGCGTATGAAAGCTTTGATTGAATCAGGATTTTTCACAGCTGCAGCTTTTCCATTAACAACACGGGGGCGCACTTTTGGTGCTCTAAATATTTACAGTGACAAAAAAGGGTTTTTTTGATGCTGAGAATATCCAGCTTTTTCAAACGTTTGCTCATCAAGCTGCTGCAGCTTTAGAAAACGCTAACCTTTACGAGAAATCAACGCGGCGTTTACAGCATATTCAAGCACTTAGGAAAATTGATATGGCTATTAATGGAAGCATTGATCCACGCGTTGCATCAACTGTAGCTT
This Caldicellulosiruptor changbaiensis DNA region includes the following protein-coding sequences:
- a CDS encoding aminotransferase class III-fold pyridoxal phosphate-dependent enzyme; this translates as MDIRQQQHVNERDYVLFPWSVQSKVNPINIVKGEGIYFWDDKGNRYMDFASQLVNLNIGFNHPKVIKAIKEQAEKLCYIAPSFGNEARAKLAKKIVEITPSNISKCFFTTSGADANENAIKIARFFTGKQKIIARYRSYHGATFGAISVSGDPRRFAAEPALNGIIRVLDPYCYRCPFDKEYPQCHIECAEHVREIIQFENPDSIAAMIIEPITGSNGIFIPPVEYMKRIREICDEYGILLIADEVMTGFGRTGEWFGVNLYGIEPDIMTMAKGCNSGYVPLGIVAVSSKIAEYFEDKMLYCGLTYSGHPLACAAALATIEAYEEEGIIENARAMGNLLTEYLKKIKMNHICVGDVRNAGLFGCIELVKDRKTKEPLCPWNGSSAIMDRIKEELWNEGLYLYIRWNYIFLAPPLIINQQQLEEGMKLVDEKLHMVDKLIS
- a CDS encoding YgeY family selenium metabolism-linked hydrolase, which gives rise to MIWTEIIRCSNDFKEDVIAFAQKLIQTPSLSGSEGDVAELCLNEMKKLGYDEVFIDDIGNVVGIIKGTGNGPNIMFNSHMDHVDPGDESNWEYPPYGGIIADGYIHGRAASDVKGGLAAQIYAGGVLKKLGIKLKGDFIFTGVVQEEPAEMFGMRYLCDKTFAQKGIKFDLMVSSEATSMDIYLGHRGRIELEIVTKGRTSHGSAPWRGINAITLMVPVITEIQKLAKNLPKHEFLGQSTIAPTIISCSPGRLSIIPDRCTLCVDRRIVPGETKEEVLSQIQQILDMLKQSVPNFNAEVRIRKVVETSYKGYSEECEKYMMPWYVEPDHPFVIKAVEALKQIGQNPGFGKWDFGTDASYVTGVLGIPTIGYSCMEEKYAHTPYDRVKIDDLIKSVAGNAAIAYNIAG
- the alr gene encoding alanine racemase, with product MYFNSTRDVNMLRPSRALIDLDAIVHNIREIRRYLRPGTIFMAVVKANGYGHGAIPVARAALDAGAEWLGVATVEEGIQLRRAGLTAPVLVMGPILPTQADLVVAYDLRAAVFEPELAQALSAAARRLGRPVRVHLKVDTGMGRIGVRPDDITAFGRILMDLPRLEVEGVFTHLAKAGDPDPTYTHEQLSRFETALASLESIGLKPRYRHAANSAAILSHPEAHYDLVRAGIAIYGLVPGCRQSWPVNLRPAMRVVSRIAYIKTMRPEECVSYEATWTAKGGERIATIPIGYADGFRRLFSNRGFMVVGGKPCPVVGQVCMDQTMIQIPPDVPATVGDEVVVLGPGFTADDWARVLGTISYEVVCLIGRRLPRVYLREGKIVEVAEPD
- a CDS encoding PAS domain S-box protein encodes the protein MLNFVGNMKVFIGKIDKVFILFVFYSITLLFLAKIIPTVFIAILALFLIIGSALYWGLVGGIASAILATFINIVSFYATKQATVYSLIVGSIAYFTIGILLGRFINLFRSQRAELQESESRYRNLFEKANDAIFIIDSKGKIQDCNPAACNY
- the preA gene encoding NAD-dependent dihydropyrimidine dehydrogenase subunit PreA, whose translation is MTMIDITTSFCGIELPNPFILASGPPTSDGRKIIKAFENGWGGAIVKTLKPDHLEVVDVGPRFAVLKSKKGEIIGFQNIELVSTRSLDVWLEEIKEIKKYYPAHVLIGSIMADVKKGSWQDMAYKVQKAGVDAIELNFSCPHGMPEKGVGAAIGQNADLTEEITRWVKEAVDVPVIVKLTPNVTDITEIAKAALKGGADAISAINTVQCLIGIDLDTLEPLPSVDGYSTFGGYSGIAIKPIGLRAVAQIAKTVSVPILATGGVSKWEDAVEYLLVGACVVQVCTQVMLEGYGIIRSFIDGLKRFLMDKDMQSVRELIGLSLGKLKSHSELSLKSKKPYIRKQLCKSCLKCMKISHEVGCGAIKLNELDGLEIDYSHCDGCSLCAHVCPYEAISMSEAVYSL